The following are encoded together in the Plasmodium vinckei vinckei genome assembly, chromosome: PVVCY_12 genome:
- a CDS encoding protein kinase, putative produces MIQGLTKELLRFFTREQEEKPNKMNERHYKTRSTNIINEKKINNEETKDNATKQIEHVKNIPYERTETVAYDSNNENSKIETNQKIGNNEYGNSSTHKTSYELEKKKTYNDNIWNSYERLPTNQFFSNSIENSNLNNSIDYDSYNRQDTNAYNTQIFDKKKSEIELNTNIKSDQALVKDGIKKGITHTYNNVKATQNDLHLIKKNINPISSDNESKCNKIPIGNDQNYNEDPKKMKIFNNLNSLTESINDIQKGPKTCNDQTNEANSKKIIKPNDKPMTELNKSTCDGVTILFKGDRRFFNFNIPQNEMIEKNDIEIMEFISEGSFGAIYKAMWNNQIIALKKFNPSMTLEGMRSIAREINAYRSISHKYIVKYYGVCIDSDFIGIILEYFNKGNVFDTLHRGGFNLSYEMRLRICTQLAEAMKYLHEEKKLVHRDLKTSNILFDNEYNIKVCDFGKTMKLSDKGTVILEDNGGSLGYMAPECFIEGNAITEKSDMWGLSCCFIEIFSNQVPFQNIKEKEDIVVEILVNKKKPNIPTWFNPEFTEILKRSFSTTPSKRPSCQEYLNLMLKYTPKTDAKHCEI; encoded by the exons atG ATTCAAGGTTTGACTAAAGAACTGTTACGTTTTTTTACTAGGGAACag gaggAAAAACCCAATAAGATGAATGAAAGACATTATAAAACAAGAAGTACtaacataataaatgaaaaaaaaataaataatgaagagACAAAAGATAATGCAACAAAACAAATTGAACATGTGAAGAACATCCCATATGAACGTACAGAAACTGTTGCATATGattcaaataatgaaaacagTAAAATAGAAacaaatcaaaaaataggCAATAATGAATATGGAAATTCTTCGACTCATAAAACAAGTTATGagttagaaaaaaaaaaaacttacaatgataatatatggAATTCATATGAAAGATTGCCAACTAATCAATTTTTTAGTAATAGCATTGAAAATAGCAATTTGAATAATAGTATTGATTATGACTCATATAATAGACAAGATACTAATGCTTATAATACACaaatttttgataaaaaaaaaagtgaaatagAATTAAATACGAACATCAAAAGCGATCAAGCATTAGTAAAGGATGGGATAAAAAAGGGAATCACGCACACATACAATAATGTGAAAGCTACCCAAAATGATTTACatttaataaagaaaaatataaacccTATATCATCAGATAATGAAtcaaaatgtaataaaataccCATTGGGAATgatcaaaattataatgaggatcctaaaaaaatgaaaatctTCAACAATTTGAATTCTTTAACTGAATCGATAAATGATATACAAAAGGGACCTAAAACTTGCAATGATCAAACTAATGAGGCAAATTctaagaaaattataaaaccAAATGATAAACCAATGACCGAATTAAACAAATCAACATGTGATGGAGTAACGATACTTTTTAAAGGTGATAGAcgattttttaattttaatataccaCAGAATGAAATGatcgaaaaaaatgatattgaAATTATGGAATTTATAAGTGAAGGAAGTTTTGGAGCTATTTACAAAGCTATGTGGAATAATCAAATAAttgctttaaaaaaatttaaccCATCTATGACTTTAGAGGGTATGAGGTCTATAGCTCGAGAGATTAATGCATACAGATCTATttcacataaatatattgttaaaTACTATG gaGTATGTATAGACAGTGATTTTATTGGAATAATTttagaatattttaataaaggGAATGTATTTGATACTTTGCACAGAGGCGGGTTCAATTTATCTTATGAAATGCGACTAAGAATATGTACTCAGTTGGCAGAAGCAATGAAGTATCTTCATGAGGAAAAGAAATTGGTACATCGCGATTTAAAAACTagtaatattttgtttgatAATGAG TATAACATAAAAGTATGCGACTTTGGGAAAACTATGAAGCTATCAGATAAAGGGACGGTTATATTAGAAGATAATGGAGGATCACTAGGATACATGGCTCCAGAATGTTTCATTGAAG GAAATGCAATAACTGAAAAGTCTGACATGTGGGGTCTTTCCTGTTGTTTTATCgaaatattttctaatCAAGTCccatttcaaaatataaaagaaaaagaag atATCGTTGTAGAAATtttagtaaataaaaaaaaaccaaACATTCCCACATGGTTTAACCCAGAGTTTACTGAAATACTCAAACGAAGTTTTAGCACTACCCCATCAAAACGCCCATCATGCCAAGagtatttaaatttaatgcTGAAATACACGCCAAAAACTGATGCAAAACATTGTGAAATATAA
- a CDS encoding mannose-6-phosphate isomerase, putative produces the protein MKTRKLCINECIPYVQKYEWGEGKEGMVYDVMKNIVNDNYDIIKKDINNYEYLKEYAEDIENDNNNNGVEKNENEVKQIPIDKAHRYAELWIGNHQNGPNLIRYKNGLVPIGEFIDIYKNKKAKNHKISKYFYRNKEDGTNDENSNPNPNTNVNNTNASNNANNESNTENKKNSLPSNIVVNNNDNKREDTIKRHSDGDCNDISYNHTEESYNSTTNKDGQLLKESLQENEDLFPYLFKMLSINKPLSVQIHPNEAQTLYLNTVNPTVYKDKIFKTEMCVCINSMSLLCGYINIFKIAFLIKNVKELYDFFMKKDENGFDAYENDIKIDKKISSNENFKRDNKKPVSRKEPEWKMKNNGPDEFGRKKKTGSNNNNNFENNHFGNNNFNNNNFGNNNNNNQNNNKDLFSLFDLFDANKTEEIEELINCFSGVYKYIINYSIKRYNESNCDIISIIDNYAECIQKYVFYEDFFRNFYKNDKPPKDNINIGNIIKTEKEKLIEFFKQNRNIPDMIDSNVEKYINNIDENETTEDNENNSTQSINNEGFFITMKKIKSLYEHMYKYLTYRIFLAENEVLNKYITSIITKNPKYCSYIKTKEKLKKNIDELYIEACKKKNPENISKEAENYIINNIFEILCNVSKFYPEDNGRIFVFILQLINLRDGDVIYIKPGVMHSYISGNCLECMTNSDLVIRGGLTSKEVDKVNFIKYVNYKNNHPVILEKEFINYNIISCSYKSMKYFKILFVKIRPGEVVNYMFSETSFTSCIILSSNTKTQLKGRKKEKKKASIKSIKKGTVFVIAPNIMVTMSNQYEDKEDGDKDFVLYCATA, from the coding sequence atgaagacAAGAAAATTGTGTATAAACGAGTGCATCCCATATgtacaaaaatatgaatggGGTGAAGGAAAAGAAGGGATGGTTTATGAtgttatgaaaaatatagtaaacgataattatgatataattaaaaaggatataaataattatgaatatttaaaagagTATGCTGAagatatagaaaatgataataataacaatggagtagagaaaaatgaaaatgaagtaAAACAAATCCCAATTGATAAGGCTCATCGATATGCTGAACTATGGATTGGCAATCATCAAAATGGCCCTAATTTAATTCGATACAAAAATGGATTAGTACCAATCGGAGAatttatagatatatataaaaataaaaaagcaaaaaatcataaaatttcaaaatatttttatagaaataaagaagatggcacaaatgatgaaaattcAAATCCAAATCCAAATacaaatgtaaataatacaaatgcTAGCAATAATGCAAATAATGAATCGAATactgaaaataaaaaaaattctctACCATCCAATATagttgtaaataataatgataataaaagagAAGATACCATTAAGAGACATTCTGATGGAGATTGTAATgatatatcatataatcATACCGAAGAATCATATAATAGTACGACTAATAAAGATGGAcaattattaaaagaaagTTTACAAGAAAACGAAGATTTATTTCCATATCTTTTTAAAATGCtttcaataaataaacCCCTTAGTGTTCAAATCCATCCAAATGAAGCCCaaacattatatttaaatactGTAAATCCAACTGTttataaagataaaattttcaaaactGAAATGTGTGTATGTATTAATTCAATGAGCCTATTATGCGGGtatatcaatatatttaaaattgcaTTTTTGatcaaaaatgtaaaagaactttatgatttttttatgaaaaaagatgaaaatggATTTGATGcatatgaaaatgatataaaaatagataaaaaaataagtagtaatgaaaattttaaaagggataataaaaaaccaGTATCACGTAAAGAGCCAGAatggaaaatgaaaaataatggcCCAGATGAATTTggacgaaaaaaaaaaactggtagcaataataataataattttgaaaataaccattttggaaataataattttaacaaTAACAACTTTGGAAATAACAACAAcaataatcaaaataataataaagatttattttctttatttgaCTTATTTGATGCGAATAAAACCGAAGAGATAGAAGAACTTATAAATTGCTTTTCAGgagtatataaatacataattaattattctataaaaagatataatgAATCTAATTGTGATATTATATCTATCATTGATAATTATGCAGAGtgtatacaaaaatatgttttctATGAAGATTTTTTTcgtaatttttataaaaatgacaaaCCTCCaaaagataatataaatataggtaatattataaaaacagaaaaagaaaaattaatcgaattttttaaacagaATAGAAATATTCCTGATATGATAGATTCAAatgtagaaaaatatataaataatatagatgaaaatgaaactactgaagataatgaaaataactCTACACAGAGTATAAATAACGAGGGTTTCTTTATAactatgaaaaaaataaaatcacTTTATGagcatatgtataaatatttaacatATAGAATATTCTTAGCAGAAAATGaagtattaaataaatatataacttcTATTATTACGAAAAATCCAAAATATTGTtcttatataaaaacaaaagaaaaattaaaaaaaaatattgatgaattatatatagaagcttgtaaaaaaaaaaatccagAAAACATATCTAAAGAAgcagaaaattatattataaataatatctttgaaatattatgtaaTGTTTCTAAATTTTATCCAGAAGATAATGGAAGaatatttgttttcatattacaattaattaatttaagaGATGGtgatgttatatatatcaaacCTGGAGTTATGCACTCATATATTTCAGGTAACTGTTTAGAATGTATGACTAATTCTGATTTAGTTATAAGAGGGGGTTTAACAAGTAAAGAAGTTGATAAAgtcaattttataaaatatgttaattataaaaataatcatcctgtaattttagaaaaagaatttattaattataatattatatcatgTAGTTATAAAAGtatgaaatatttcaaaattttatttgttaaaaTCCGACCAGGAGAAGTTGttaattatatgttttcAGAAACATCTTTTACATCCTGTATTATTCTTTCTTCAAATACAAAAACACAATTAAaaggaagaaaaaaagaaaaaaaaaaagcaagtattaaatcaataaaaaaaggaacCGTTTTTGTTATTGCTCCTAATATTATGGTTACTATGTCAAATCAATATGAAGATAAAGAAGATGGAGATAAagattttgttttatattgtgCTACAGCATAA
- a CDS encoding sentrin-specific protease 2, putative, translated as MKNGKSSYKIDTNTKEKKVNNICDNELCEILSSDESNEFIYEKNDDFIVVELISYICGNSKILSFYPCTNNNSEKNKYLYHFYKKKKVKLYLCLNTKNNEIYIYQVQRKYVENKKTDNPNDTINKTFLYAQKPDKSEKNNLNNSKQIKKENKVSSTNLEKKICITKLFDSVSCSYDISTIEYSKLENTDTQILDSLKSILEKKLKKNQTKIEHDIDSQREQKKLIVDELDYKNSINTKSENNQDKNNINNKEIKLLYLNFHEPAHIFMNHFFRINQDDEENSVKEITGFLKDEKYEYIEKEHLKKSKRKKYSSIFGKIKNEIFPCNKLENYQSDISICSTNLFFSDTEVITKENGKEVKEEDGKKEEDKYKKKKKKNNFIPLKRNNLKIKWLLLNLNLKKEEEALIQKYVMFKKTSLQKMAKELYDNDTWTYQSTNKSFRKKKKKNTSENNGSIKLPDKTQDKEKENESTIIFDNSTQQDPNSVTSDVSSKHMLEHKEDEINKTKYSSSNSNDSRIDIDNMYDHNNSDQVYILNNQTNVNEVESYEKKNIIQTIENNVVEVEKETNIKISTKHQLEEYPNNFHDQSVCYSEVNVLETNCFEKQTLKKRKIEKDQLYCDYNNNNGCLDFEYLVKNGKNNLTISESTKYITYVECNDARNSNSGSNHSTDSSCDKKNNEFVEEIVIEKTKYTQFNNCEKEIMNGDVVDINLANQNGTNGMEEDENSESSEYNEKEENQNGKCFFLDKKVNNVLDIIKIIYTNSVYVKYSENLKLYIGLYKNYTNIEKTKLEFLEIEKNIDIKILNWYINEKMVEKKNVWQLNNYKIDDCSLFRLNKFKYIDDSIIDFFNNYIYFYILNRNNNDGCKIENDKKNDIYIFNTFFYKKIELYDDISKAYLNTIRWIKKLNKKIYEYKYVFIPININNTHWSLVLIYFPFSDSNRDKNTDHPSNTINDDEKYKKVNNKDVIESVQENVKENVSSTLSRNNSDDSDRNISIDTNSNSQCDKEDNVFHAYRSKSLDSYFLNEQKYCTHRYKKNNSMMKYSFKTIGKTYQNLTGLVEQNDEENYEYKFGRKKRISGYLSDGNEHESSYISISDSSESHNNKKKNLSTDVIEENSKECKNENNIEEEKLVYMIYLDSLFPSTKGNAILEKLKKYIEHLFHRDYVKKEKRKKKNNNNILSNSGENSDSSSDTYHSDRSGNECSEPKIYFKFVYPNIIPKQNNTYDCGIYIIYFILHLCLNVHLIETDLIKPFNKYIKNKYPDNKYNFNWSQQNATKNPYARIYSNNSSPWFDQKDICTKRKQMKKMLLYMKDVINWKSEKHIEILNLLFLMNHNDKYQRN; from the exons ATGAAAAACGGAAAAagttcatataaaatagatACAAATacgaaagaaaaaaaagtaaacaaCATTTGTGATAATGAATTATgtgaaatattatcatcagATGAAAGTaatgaatttatttatgaaaaaaatgatgatttTATAGTTGTAGAACttatttcttatatttgTGGTAATTCCAAAATATTGTCTTTTTATCCAtgtacaaataataattcagaaaaaaataaatatctatatcatttttataaaaaaaaaaaagtcaaactatatttatgtttaaatacaaaaaacaatgaaatatatatatatcaagtTCAAAGGAAATATGtagaaaacaaaaagacAGACAACCCCAATGAtactataaataaaacatttttatatgcacaGAAACCCGATAagagtgaaaaaaataatctaaATAATAGcaaacaaataaagaagGAGAATAAAGTTAGCTCGACGAacttggaaaaaaaaatatgtatcacaaaattatttgatagTGTAAGTTGCAGTTATGATATATCCACTATTGAATATTCCAAATTAGAAAATACGGATACTCAAATTTTAGATAGTTTAAAAAGTATActagaaaaaaaacttaaaaaaaatcaaactAAGATTGAACATGATATTGATTCACAAAGGgaacaaaaaaagttaatagTAGATGAATtagattataaaaatagtatcaATACGAAATCAGAGAATAATCAAgacaaaaacaatataaataataaagaaataaaattgttatatCTGAATTTCCACGAGCCGGCTCACATATTTATGAACCATTTCTTCAGGATCAATCAAG ATGATGAGGAAAATTCTGTGAAAGAAATAACCGGATTTCTCAAGGacgaaaaatatgaatatatagaaaaggAGCAtctaaaaaaatcaaaacgaaaaaaatattcatccatatttggaaaaattaaaaacgaAATATTTCCATGTAATAAATTAGAAAATTATCAAAGTGATATAAGTATATGTAGCaccaatttattttttagtgACACCGAAGTAATAACTAAGGAAAATGGTAAAGAAGTGAAAGAAGAGGATGGAAAAAAAGAGgaagataaatataaaaaaaaaaaaaaaaaaaataattttattccattaaaaagaaataatttaaaaataaaatggttactattaaatttaaatttaaaaaaagaagaagaagcTTTAATACAAAAGTATGtaatgtttaaaaaaacgagtttacaaaaaatggcAAAAGAATTATATGATAATGATACTTGGACATATCAAAGTACAAATAAATCttttcgaaaaaaaaaaaaaaaaaatacctCAGAAAATAATGGAAGTATAAAATTACCTGATAAGACACAAGATaaagaaaaggaaaatgaatcaacaattatatttgaCAATAGCACACAACAAGATCCAAATAGTGTAACATCAGATGTTTCATCTAAGCATATGCTAGAGCATAAAgaagatgaaataaataaaacaaaatacaGCAGTAGTAATAGTAATGATAGTAGAATAGATATTGACAATATGTACGACCATAATAATAGTGATCAAGTTTACATTTTGAATAATCAAACTAATGTAAATGAAGTAGAGagttatgaaaaaaaaaatataatacaaacTATTGAGAATAATGTTGTTGAAGttgaaaaagaaacaaatataaaaataagtacAAAACATCAATTAGAAGAATAtccaaataattttcatgaCCAGTCTGTTTGCTACTCAGAAGTTAATGTGTTAGAAACAAATTGTTTTGAAAAACaaactttaaaaaaaagaaaaattgaaaaagatCAACTATATTgtgattataataataataatggttGTCTtgattttgaatatttagtaaaaaatggaaaaaacaatttaacTATTTCAGAGAGTACAAAGTATATAACATATGTCGAATGTAATGATGCACGAAATTCCAATAGCGGATCAAACCATAGCACTGATTCTTCATGtgataagaaaaataatgaatttgTTGAAGAGATAGttattgaaaaaacaaagtatacccaatttaataattgtgAGAAGGAAATAATGAATGGAGATGTGGTAGACATAAATTTGGCAAATCAAAATGGAACTAATGGAATGGAAGAAGATGAAAATTCTGAAAGTAGTGAgtataatgaaaaagaagagAACCAAAATGGGAAATGCTTTTTTTTAGATAAGAAAGTAAATAATGTTTtagatattataaaaataatatatacaaatagtgtatatgtaaaatattctGAAAATCTTAAGTTATATATaggattatataaaaattacacaaatattgaaaaaacaaaattagaATTTTTggaaatagaaaaaaatattgatataaaaatattaaattggTATATAAATGAGAAAAtggtagaaaaaaaaaatgtatggcaattaaataattataaaattgatgATTGTAGTTTATTTcgtttaaataaatttaaatatatagatgATTCAATTATAGACTTTTTTAAcaactatatttatttttatatattgaacagaaataataatgatgggtgtaaaattgaaaatgataaaaaaaatgatatatatatttttaatacatttttttataaaaaaattgaattaTATGATGATATATCAAAAGCTTACCTTAATACAATCAGAtggattaaaaaattaaataaaaaaatttatgaatataaatatgtgttTATTCCAATAAACATTAATAATACCCATTGGTCTTTAGtccttatttattttcctttcAGTGATTCAAATCGGGATAAAAACACGGACCACCCATCTAATACTATTAATGATGATgaaaagtataaaaaagtgAATAATAAGGATGTCATAGAAAGTGTACAGGAGAATGTGAAGGAAAATGTTTCTTCTACCCTTTCTCGAAACAATTCAGACGATTCTGATCGAAATATAAGTATCGACACAAATTCGAATTCCCAATGTGACAAAGAAGATAACGTATTCCATGCGTATAGAAGTAAATCTCTTgattcttattttttaaatgaacaGAAATATTGCACACATaggtataaaaaaaacaacagTATGATGAAGTAttcatttaaaacaatTGGAAAAACTTATCAAAACTTAACTGGTTTGGTTGAACAAAATGACGAggaaaattatgaatacaaatttggaaggaaaaaaagaatttcAGGATATTTAAGCGATGGAAATGAACATGAATCGAGCTACATTTCTATAAGTGATAGTAGCGAAAGTCAtaacaataaaaagaaaaatttaagTACTGATGTGATAGAAGAAAATTCTAAAGaatgtaaaaatgaaaataatattgaagaGGAAAAGTTagtatatatgatatatctTGATTCTTTATTTCCATCAACTAAAGGAAATGCAATTTTAGAAAagttaaagaaatatatagaacatttatttcatcgtgattatgtaaaaaaagaaaaacgaaaaaaaaaaaataataataatatattatcaaattcTGGAGAAAATAGTGATTCTTCCTCTGACACATATCATAGTGATAGAAGTGGGAATGAATGTAGTGAaccaaaaatatattttaaatttgtatatccaaatataataccaaaacaaaataatacttATGATTgtggtatatatattatttattttattttacatttatgTTTAAATGTGCATTTAATTGAGACTGATTTGATTAAaccttttaataaatatattaaaaataaatatcccgataataaatataatttcaaCTGGTCTCAACAAAATGCTACTAAAAACCCTTATGCTCGGATctattcaaataattcatCTCCCTGGTTTGATCAGAAAGACATATGCACAAA GAGAAagcaaatgaaaaagatgcTTCTATACATGAAAGATGTCATAAATTGGAAATCAGAAAAGCATAtagaaattttaaatttgttatttttaatgaatcACAATGATAAATATCAAAGGAATTAA
- a CDS encoding von Willebrand factor A domain-related protein, putative, whose translation MRSIKGISYIFFSLVFIGSCMSEKVNVVSHNIIPRINPDEKLVTCVTEYIIKGDLDIDDGGFCDSSINTLPPTGSCNNGGSEKPDGANPGNYCDNYYDITLIVENSSFVQKDYWMKGTIPFLESMARNARVSKDKAHMSIILFAERQDLIVPFTDELSQDKEKLIDKIRSLDDAATNPHTLYVYALEYALEKVIFGEGTRSDAPKVAVLFYYGFDYGANKSLIPDVVEDYKQNNIKLIIVGIGLANRENAFLLGDCKGESDCQNVIFKPWDFVIPAAEQVKEKICNKNDPSQTA comes from the coding sequence ATGAGGAGTATTAAAGGAATAtcgtatatatttttttcattagtCTTTATTGGCAGTTGTATGTCCGAAAAGGTTAATGTTGTTTCACATAACATTATCCCTAGAATCAATCCAGATGAAAAGCTTGTTACTTGTGTAACTgagtatataattaaaggGGATTTGGATATAGATGATGGGGGATTTTGTGATAGTAGTATAAATACATTACCTCCAACTGGATCCTGTAATAATGGAGGATCAGAGAAACCTGACGGAGCTAATCCAGGAAATTACTGtgataattattatgacATCACCTTAATTGTAGAAAATTCAAGTTTTGTTCAAAAAGACTATTGGATGAAAGGAACAATCCCATTTTTAGAATCAATGGCAAGAAATGCAAGAGTTAGTAAAGATAAAGCACATATGTCTATTATACTTTTCGCGGAAAGACAAGATTTGATAGTTCCATTTACCGATGAACTGAGCCAAGATAAAGAGAAGCTAATTGACAAAATTAGATCACTTGATGATGCAGCAACAAATCCCCATACCTTATATGTTTATGCTTTGGAATATGCATTAGAAAAAGTTATATTCGGAGAGGGTACAAGAAGTGATGCCCCAAAAGTTGCAGtgctattttattatggaTTTGACTATGGAGCAAACAAAAGCTTAATACCCGATGTAGTTGAAgattataaacaaaataacataaaattGATAATTGTTGGTATTGGTCTAGCTAATAGGGAAAATGCATTTTTACTTGGTGATTGTAAAGGCGAAAGTGATTGTCAAAATGTTATATTCAAACCTTGGGATTTTGTAATACCTGCAGCAGAACaagtaaaagaaaaaatatgtaacaAAAATGATCCTTCCCAGACGGCTTAA
- a CDS encoding nucleolar protein 10, putative → MIKSFINNGIKIYSLTSGKLSPDSYGNSNTNFDSKKKKKNSINDNGDNSVEVLHDLEFSQKSDDIKISDDGRYLCVSGMYPPQVGLYDTRELSIKHRRHFDEEVLSFEFLTSNYEKLAFLCKNRYLEFHNAAGKYYKMRIPKEGRSLMYNKESTNLYITASYEDIYILNLQKGCYENSIKTKNEQNNFICKNMQLPIFCTGGSDGYLEIWDEREKKSLNFLNVNEYEELTSSCFSDNGLKLAVGTSKGIVKLFDIRHSKPLLIKDHCNDIPIKKIEFLNVDSSKSSYMGTNEWHRNTYDNYNNSGIHNSSTSLSSNELVASCDENCIKIYSEAQKNILSLQVINFDDGKKRNNKKIKLLNNECVNINSFTFYKNSGLCFIPCDNKKVFIYFIPYIGIAPKWCNFLDNITEELEEKEKYKKDDIYDINNNNNMNDGFDDYVFLTNQQIEQLNIAHMKGTKNLIPYLHGYYIPSNIYVDIKSVMQENDLESYKNNLIQKKLQQKQQMRISDKSNILVNKNYVDNLLNKVQKRIDKKQKAMVNAQELLKDDRFNKLFYDPEYMVETVDLDK, encoded by the coding sequence atgattaaatcatttataaataatggaataaaaatatattcgcTGACTTCTGGAAAGCTAAGCCCAGATAGCTATGGTAATAGTAATACAAATTTTgattcgaaaaaaaaaaaaaaaaattcaataaatgataatggTGATAATTCAGTTGAAGTATTACATGATTTAGAGTTTTCACAAAAAAGTGATGATATCAAAATTAGCGATGATGGAAGATATTTATGTGTAAGTGGTATGTACCCCCCACAAGTTGGTCTATATGATACTAGGGAATTGTCAATAAAACATAGACGACATTTTGATGAAGAAGTATTAAGCtttgaatttttaacaagtaattatgaaaaactagcttttttatgtaaaaatagaTATCTTGAATTTCATAATGCTGCTgggaaatattataaaatgcgTATACCAAAAGAGGGAAGAAGTTTAatgtataataaagaatcaactaatttatatattactgCTTCCTAtgaagatatatatatattaaatttacaaaaaggGTGTTATGAAAATtcaataaaaacaaaaaatgaacaaaataattttatttgtaaaaatatgcaattaCCTATATTTTGTACAGGAGGATCAGATGGATATTTAGAAATATGGGAtgaaagagaaaaaaaaagtttaaattttttaaatgtaaaTGAATATGAAGAATTAACTAGTAGTTGTTTTTCAGATAACGGATTAAAATTAGCAGTAGGTACAAGTAAAGGAATTGTAAAACTTTTTGATATAAGACATAGTAAACCTCTTTTAATTAAAGATCATTGTAATGATATCcctattaaaaaaatcgaaTTTCTTAATGTTGATAGTAGTAAATCTTCATATATGGGTACTAACGAATGGCATAGAAACACATATGATAATTATAACAATAGTGGGATCCACAATAGTAGTACTAGTCTTTCCTCTAACGAACTAGTAGCTTCATGTGAtgaaaattgtataaaaatttattcagaagctcaaaaaaatatattatctttacaagtaataaattttgatgatgggaaaaaaagaaataataagaaaatcaaattattaaataatgaatgtgtaaatataaattcttttacattttataaaaattcaggattatgttttattccatgtgacaataaaaaagtttttatatattttataccaTATATTGGAATAGCACCAAAATGGTGTAATTTCCTTGATAATATTACTGAAGAAttagaagaaaaagaaaaatataaaaaagacgatatatatgatataaataataataataacatgaATGACGGATTTGAtgattatgtatttttaactAATCAACAAATTGAACAATTAAATATAGCTCATATGAAAGGAACCAAAAATTTAATTCCATATTTACATGGGTATTATATTCCTagtaatatttatgtagATATTAAAAGTGTTATGCAAGAAAATGATTTGgaatcatataaaaataatctaATACAAAAGAAATTACAACAAAAACAACAGATGAGAATATCCGataaatcaaatatattagtaaataaaaattatgttgataatttattaaataaagtacaaaaaagaattgacaaaaaacaaaaagcCATGGTAAATGCTCaagaattattaaaagatgacagatttaataaattgttttaCGATCCTGAATATATGGTTGAAACAGTGGATTTAGATAAGTAA